Proteins encoded within one genomic window of Brassica rapa cultivar Chiifu-401-42 chromosome A09, CAAS_Brap_v3.01, whole genome shotgun sequence:
- the LOC103840561 gene encoding nicotinamide adenine dinucleotide transporter 2, mitochondrial, producing the protein MIENESSSFDYRSIREVACNAAAGATAGAIAATFVCPLDVIKTRLQVVGLPEAPASGKRGSVIITSLQGIVKKDGFRGMYRGLSPTIIALLPNWAVYFSVYGKLKDVLQSSDGKLSVGANMVAAAGAGAATSIATNPLWVVKTRLMTQGIRTDVVPYKSIISAFSRICHEEGLRGLYSGILPSLAGISHVAIQFPAYEKIKQYMANIDNTSVDNLSPGSVAIASSIAKVLASVLTYPHEVIRAKLQEQGQMRNAETKYSGVVDCVKKVFRSEGIPGMYRGCATNLLRTTPSAVITFTTYEMMLRFFRQVVPPETNKSYNHNREEETKSLVSRQGAEEEESLRESQTQSNKINTSPIPLGSK; encoded by the exons ATGATTGAGAATGAGAGCTCTTCCTTTGATTACCGGAGCATTCGAGAAGTCGCTTGCAACGCCGCCGCCGGAGCCACCGCAG GGGCGATCGCGGCGACTTTTGTTTGTCCATTGGATGTGATCAAAACGAGGTTACAGGTTGTTGGTCTCCCGGAAGCTCCAGCCTCGGGGAAGAGAG GTAGCGTGATCATTACAAGCCTACAGGGTATAGTTAAGAAGGACGGTTTTAGGGGAATGTATCGAGGTCTTTCACCAACCATCATTGCTCTCCTTCCCAATTGGGCT GTTTACTTCTCTGTTTATGGGAAGCTAAAGGATGTACTTCAGTCAAGTG ATGGCAAGCTTAGTGTTGGGGCAAACATGGTAGCGGCTGCTGGTGCCGGAGCTGCCACTTCTATTGCAACTAATCCACTTTGGGTTGTCAAGACAAGACTAATG ACACAAGGAATTAGGACGGATGTGGTACCTTACAAAAGCATTATATCTGCTTTTAGTAGGATTTGTCATGAAGAAGGATTGCGAGGGCTTTACAG TGGCATTTTACCTTCTTTGGCGGGGATTAGCCATGTTGCAATCCAGTTTCCAGCATATGAAAAGATCAAGCAATACATGGCAAACATAG ATAATACATCCGTCGATAATCTAAGTCCTGGCAGTGTAGCTATTGCCTCTTCAATCGCGAAAGTACTCGCCTCTGTTTTGACTTACCCACACGAG GTAATTAGAGCCAAACTTCAAGAACAAGGGCAAATGAGAAACGCTGAGACTAAGTATTCCGGAGTTGTTGATTGCGTCAAGAAGGTGTTTAGAAGCGAAGGGATTCCTGGAATGTACCGTGGATGTGCCACTAATCTATTAAGGACAACTCCATCAGCAGTTATTACATTTACAACCTATGAGATGATGCTGAGATTTTTCCGACAAGTTGTGCCACCAGAGACTAATAAATCATACAATCACAATAGAGAAGAAGAAACGAAAAGTTTAGTTAGTCGACAgggagcagaagaagaagagagcttGAGAGaatcacaaactcaatctaATAAGATCAACACTTCACCTATCCCTCTTGGAAGCAAATAA
- the LOC103840562 gene encoding LEAF RUST 10 DISEASE-RESISTANCE LOCUS RECEPTOR-LIKE PROTEIN KINASE-like 1.1 isoform X1: MKTISVLVFFFLFFLIAEARRKKMTDCAKTFSCGSLDFRFPFFNTTMRSRCGLFRLKCTDHQISEMQLEENGKWYKVKSVSQANTITITDPRLNKSLEAGSCTDLSNFSLPDSPWLELTTLYKCNNSRENGFTYANCKGGGSSLYYSNLTDHSGCSIIKTPESWNISRNKNQSIILNATFSLRTNVTRACRHCYRRGGECTMIKDKFHCRGGGKEDYQDVKLKLGLGIGGFLILIISLVALFIFIQRNWRRKTSSDLISTYNSNSDVEFSHVFFKIPIFSYKELQEATDNFSKDRLLGDGGFGTVYYGKVRDGREVAVKRLYEHNYRRLEQFMNEIEILTRLHHKNLVSLYGCTSRRSRELLLVYEFIPNGTVADHLFGETENPTHQGFLTWSMRMSIAIETATALAYLHASDIIHRDVKTTNILLDRNYGVKVADFGLSRLFPTDATHVSTAPQGTAGYVDPEYHTCYHLTDKSDVYSFGVVLVELISSKPAVDINRSKSEINLSSLAINMIQNNATHELIDQSLGYGTNEGVRKMTTMVAGLAFQCLQQDGTMRPTMEQVVKELKEIQNGEQKCQYYNYREETVTPHPSPPDWGEASLIENKKFPRSPISVTEQWTSKSTTPNTSAYSC, encoded by the exons ATGAAGACTATCTCTGTGttggtcttcttcttcctcttctttctcaTCGCAGAAGCCAGGAGAAAGAAAATGACAGATTGTGCCAAGACATTCTCTTGTGGAAGCCTCGACTTCAGGTTCCCTTTCTTTAACACAACCATGCGGTCTCGATGCGGTCTGTTCAGGCTGAAGTGCACTGATCACCAGATTTCAGAGATGCAGCTTGAGGAAAATGGGAAATGGTACAAAGTGAAGAGCGTCTCTCAAGCCAACACCATAACTATCACCGACCCGAGGCTTAACAAAAGCTTGGAAGCAGGATCATGTACTGACTTGTCAAACTTCTCTCTTCCAGATTCTCCATGGCTCGAATTGACCACTTTGTACAAATGCAACAACAGTAGGGAGAATGGTTTCACTTATGCAAATTGCAAAGGAGGAGGAAGCAGCTTGTACTACTCCAATTTGACAGATCATTCAGGGTGTTCAATTATCAAGACTCCAGAGAGCTGGAATATTTCAAGAAACAAGAACCAGTCTATTATTCTTAATGCTACTTTCTCTCTTCGTACAAACGTGACTCGAGCCTGCCGTCACTGCTATAGACGAGGAGGAGAATGTACGATGATCAAAGACAAGTTTCACTGCCGTGGAGGAGGCAAAG AAGACTACCAAGATGTGAAGTTAAAGCTAGGATTAG GAATCGGAGGATTTCTCATCTTGATAATCAGCTTGGTTGCACTCTTTATCTTCATCCAAAGGAATTGGAGAAGGAAAACCAGTTCAGACCTCATCTCAACATACAACTCGAACTCTGACGTTGAGTTTAGTCATGTCTTCTTTAAGATACCAATCTTCTCCTATAAAGAACTTCAAGAAGCCACAGACAACTTCAGTAAAGACAGGTTACTAGGAGATGGAGGCTTTGGCACTGTCTACTATG GAAAAGTGCGTGATGGACGAGAAGTTGCAGTGAAGCGTCTCTATGAGCACAACTACAGAAGGCTCGAGCAGTTCATGAACGAGATAGAGATCCTCACACGTCTCCATCACAAGAACCTAGTCTCTCTCTACGGATGCACTTCACGTCGCAGCAGAGAGCTTCTCCTCGTCTACGAGTTTATTCCAAACGGCACGGTTGCAGATCATCTCTTCGGTGAAACTGAAAACCCAACACACCAAGGCTTTTTAACATGGTCGATGCGCATGAGCATCGCCATTGAAACAGCGACCGCTTTGGCTTACCTTCACGCTTCTGATATCATTCACCGCGATGTCAAGACTACAAACATTCTCCTCGACCGGAACTACGGAGTCAAAGTTGCGGATTTCGGACTGTCGAGGTTGTTCCCGACTGATGCAACTCATGTTTCAACTGCTCCTCAGGGCACTGCGGGATACGTGGATCCTGAGTATCATACCTGTTATCATCTAACCGACAAGAGCGATGTATACAGCTTCGGAGTGGTTCTTGTCGAGCTGATATCCTCGAAGCCTGCTGTTGATATAAACAGGTCCAAGAGTGAGATCAACCTATCAAGCTTAGCTATAAACATGATACAGAACAACGCGACACACGAGCTGATTGATCAGAGTCTTGGATACGGAACCAATGAAGGAGTTAGGAAAATGACTACAATGGTGGCAGGTTTGGCTTTTCAGTGCTTGCAGCAAGATGGTACAATGAGACCTACAATGGAACAGGTTGTGAAAGAGCTAAAGGAGATCCAGAACGGGGAGCAAAAATGTCAATACTACAACTACAGAGAAGAGACAGTAACTCCGCATCCTTCGCCACCGGATTGGGGAGAAGCTTCGCTCATAGAGAATAAAAAATTCCCACGATCACCCATCTCTGTGACTGAACAATGGACCAGTAAATCAACCACACCGAACACCAGTGCCTACAGTTGCTAA
- the LOC103840562 gene encoding LEAF RUST 10 DISEASE-RESISTANCE LOCUS RECEPTOR-LIKE PROTEIN KINASE-like 1.1 isoform X2, translating into MKTISVLVFFFLFFLIAEARRKKMTDCAKTFSCGSLDFRFPFFNTTMRSRCGLFRLKCTDHQISEMQLEENGKWYKVKSVSQANTITITDPRLNKSLEAGSCTDLSNFSLPDSPWLELTTLYKCNNSRENGFTYANCKGGGSSLYYSNLTDHSGCSIIKTPESWNISRNKNQSIILNATFSLRTNVTRACRHCYRRGGECTMIKDKFHCRGGGKDYQDVKLKLGLGIGGFLILIISLVALFIFIQRNWRRKTSSDLISTYNSNSDVEFSHVFFKIPIFSYKELQEATDNFSKDRLLGDGGFGTVYYGKVRDGREVAVKRLYEHNYRRLEQFMNEIEILTRLHHKNLVSLYGCTSRRSRELLLVYEFIPNGTVADHLFGETENPTHQGFLTWSMRMSIAIETATALAYLHASDIIHRDVKTTNILLDRNYGVKVADFGLSRLFPTDATHVSTAPQGTAGYVDPEYHTCYHLTDKSDVYSFGVVLVELISSKPAVDINRSKSEINLSSLAINMIQNNATHELIDQSLGYGTNEGVRKMTTMVAGLAFQCLQQDGTMRPTMEQVVKELKEIQNGEQKCQYYNYREETVTPHPSPPDWGEASLIENKKFPRSPISVTEQWTSKSTTPNTSAYSC; encoded by the exons ATGAAGACTATCTCTGTGttggtcttcttcttcctcttctttctcaTCGCAGAAGCCAGGAGAAAGAAAATGACAGATTGTGCCAAGACATTCTCTTGTGGAAGCCTCGACTTCAGGTTCCCTTTCTTTAACACAACCATGCGGTCTCGATGCGGTCTGTTCAGGCTGAAGTGCACTGATCACCAGATTTCAGAGATGCAGCTTGAGGAAAATGGGAAATGGTACAAAGTGAAGAGCGTCTCTCAAGCCAACACCATAACTATCACCGACCCGAGGCTTAACAAAAGCTTGGAAGCAGGATCATGTACTGACTTGTCAAACTTCTCTCTTCCAGATTCTCCATGGCTCGAATTGACCACTTTGTACAAATGCAACAACAGTAGGGAGAATGGTTTCACTTATGCAAATTGCAAAGGAGGAGGAAGCAGCTTGTACTACTCCAATTTGACAGATCATTCAGGGTGTTCAATTATCAAGACTCCAGAGAGCTGGAATATTTCAAGAAACAAGAACCAGTCTATTATTCTTAATGCTACTTTCTCTCTTCGTACAAACGTGACTCGAGCCTGCCGTCACTGCTATAGACGAGGAGGAGAATGTACGATGATCAAAGACAAGTTTCACTGCCGTGGAGGAGGCAAAG ACTACCAAGATGTGAAGTTAAAGCTAGGATTAG GAATCGGAGGATTTCTCATCTTGATAATCAGCTTGGTTGCACTCTTTATCTTCATCCAAAGGAATTGGAGAAGGAAAACCAGTTCAGACCTCATCTCAACATACAACTCGAACTCTGACGTTGAGTTTAGTCATGTCTTCTTTAAGATACCAATCTTCTCCTATAAAGAACTTCAAGAAGCCACAGACAACTTCAGTAAAGACAGGTTACTAGGAGATGGAGGCTTTGGCACTGTCTACTATG GAAAAGTGCGTGATGGACGAGAAGTTGCAGTGAAGCGTCTCTATGAGCACAACTACAGAAGGCTCGAGCAGTTCATGAACGAGATAGAGATCCTCACACGTCTCCATCACAAGAACCTAGTCTCTCTCTACGGATGCACTTCACGTCGCAGCAGAGAGCTTCTCCTCGTCTACGAGTTTATTCCAAACGGCACGGTTGCAGATCATCTCTTCGGTGAAACTGAAAACCCAACACACCAAGGCTTTTTAACATGGTCGATGCGCATGAGCATCGCCATTGAAACAGCGACCGCTTTGGCTTACCTTCACGCTTCTGATATCATTCACCGCGATGTCAAGACTACAAACATTCTCCTCGACCGGAACTACGGAGTCAAAGTTGCGGATTTCGGACTGTCGAGGTTGTTCCCGACTGATGCAACTCATGTTTCAACTGCTCCTCAGGGCACTGCGGGATACGTGGATCCTGAGTATCATACCTGTTATCATCTAACCGACAAGAGCGATGTATACAGCTTCGGAGTGGTTCTTGTCGAGCTGATATCCTCGAAGCCTGCTGTTGATATAAACAGGTCCAAGAGTGAGATCAACCTATCAAGCTTAGCTATAAACATGATACAGAACAACGCGACACACGAGCTGATTGATCAGAGTCTTGGATACGGAACCAATGAAGGAGTTAGGAAAATGACTACAATGGTGGCAGGTTTGGCTTTTCAGTGCTTGCAGCAAGATGGTACAATGAGACCTACAATGGAACAGGTTGTGAAAGAGCTAAAGGAGATCCAGAACGGGGAGCAAAAATGTCAATACTACAACTACAGAGAAGAGACAGTAACTCCGCATCCTTCGCCACCGGATTGGGGAGAAGCTTCGCTCATAGAGAATAAAAAATTCCCACGATCACCCATCTCTGTGACTGAACAATGGACCAGTAAATCAACCACACCGAACACCAGTGCCTACAGTTGCTAA
- the LOC103853428 gene encoding uncharacterized protein LOC103853428, whose product MADDKWTDEEVRYFFALYADEKKKGNRPRSGMNLAGREFIVNKFEEKFGKRWIWDRFKNKVDISRKAYVKFKKLTHNRTGLVYDALGRLEMPDAWWDQRIAFIYAYVGVPGRAHDTKVLTYCARNEPFFPHPPNGKYYLVDAGYPTRTGYLGPYRRVRYHLDQFNRGGPPTNTREVFNRRHSSLRSVIERTFGVWKAKWRILDRRHPKYGLIKWIKLVTATMALHNFIRDSHREDNDFVHWQRREEYHTHGDNDEEERDEEEDEDEDEDEDEEEEEDGDGHGGHIPYEPTGDRAMEGLRDRIGNELSRGYRLPY is encoded by the exons ATGGCTGATGAC AAATGGACCGATGAAGAAGTTAGGTATTTCTTTGCTCTTTATGCTGATGAGAAAAAGAAAGGGAACAGACCAAGGAGTGGCATGAATCTAGCTGGAAGAGAGTTCATCGTAAATAAGTTTGAAGAGAaatttggtaagagatggatATGGGACAGGTTTAAGAACAAGGTTGATATTAGTAGAAAAGCATATGTCAAGTTTAAGAAGCTTACCCACAATAGAACCGGGCTTGTCTATGATGCTTTGGGAAGGTTGGAGATGCCGGATGCTTGGTGGGATCAACGCATTGCG TTCATATATGCTTATGTGGGTGTGCCGGGTAGAGCTCATGACACAAAGGTATTAACTTATTGTGCGAGGAATGAGCCTTTTTTTCCACATCCGCCAAATGGAAAGTATTATTTGGTTGATGCTGGATATCCCACAAGAACAGGGTATCTTGGTCCGTATCGTAGAGTTCGATATCATCTCGATCAGTTCAACAGAGGAGGACCACCAACGAACACTCGAGAGGTGTTCAACCGGAGACATTCAAGCTTGCGATCAGTGATTGAGCGGACATTTGGAGTGTGGAAAGCAAAATGGAGGATTCTTGACCGTAGGCATCCAAAATATGGTTTGATCAAATGGATAAAGCTAGTGACGGCAACGATGGCTCTACACAACTTCATACGTGATTCACATCGAGAAGATAATGATTTTGTGCATTGGCAGAGAAGAGAAGAATATCATACTCATGGTGataatgatgaagaagaaagagatgaagaggaagatgaagatgaagatgaagatgaagatgaagaagaagaagaagatggtgatggTCATGGTGGACATATTCCATATGAGCCGACTGGTGATAGAGCCATGGAAGGTTTACGTGATCGTATTGGTAATGAGTTGAGTAGAGGATATCGATTACCTTACTAG